Proteins encoded by one window of Lathyrus oleraceus cultivar Zhongwan6 chromosome 1, CAAS_Psat_ZW6_1.0, whole genome shotgun sequence:
- the LOC127097226 gene encoding uncharacterized protein LOC127097226, with product MAQQSILPPQRQPQQQLIGKQQSQRLLAQQNNLSNLQQQQLINQQNNLSNIHQPLGNNVTGLQPQQVLGPQSANSGMQTSQHSAHALQQSKVPIQQQSQQESVEDHKLPSAKIIQSEINNPRDGSFDGNKYAEEEDDFLGFNGSFFYSDGNYQLLERLIGAYRVPSMIIVDPFWQQHYVYPEEKSFNLASLHGFLSEFLSGTLLPYQLSEDVLQGQREARHPPFVNSDFHEVDSIPRIIAHTFSELVIGFNLSNKENTSNAWNKDVLVLFSNSWCAFCQRMDLIIREVYRTIKGYVDTLNDCHLILKSVNRKEVYPALVLFPAEKKEPLLYGGDVAVIDVMRFLAEHGSNFHDLIRDKVLWLSERVVKNQNLRGTLQTVVHEESLQMRPKYRGVPGPDRVLNQAVEPNMINLPVSSNERVEILPHVVVGSVLIATEKLLGVQPFDGSKILIVAANQIAGFQGFKTLKEAPLSFGGPVVKTGMPLLSLTRIVSGNNLPEILPGVYFLDHIVTISKIEELKSANQPVDSYCFFFGMLAVAYHPFSTAQTGNALDATECLAHENINIKTLVRLEGGIPPLVDLFESTDTKVQRAAAGALRTLAFQNVENKDQIVECDTLPTLVLMLGSEDPAMHYEAVGVIGNLVHSSPEIKRKDPGID from the exons ATGGCTCAACAGTCAATATTACCTCCACAACGGCAGCCACAGCAACAGCTTATAGGGAAACAG CAATCACAGAGATTACTTGCACAGCAGAATAATCTTTCAAACTTGCAACAGCAGCAACTAATAAATCAGCAAAACAATCTATCAAATATACACCAACCGTTGGGAAACAATGTCACTGGGTTACAGCCGCAGCAGGTCCTTGGACCTCAATCTGCCAATTCAGGCATGCAGACAAGCCAGCACTCTGCGCACGCGCTACAGCAATCGAAGGTTCCAATTCAGCAGCAATCACAACAAG AATCTGTTGAAGATCACAAACTTCCTAGTGCCAAAATTATTCAATCGGAAATAAATAACCCCAGGGATGGTTCTTTTGATGGAAACAAGTATGCAGAAGAAGAGGATGATTTTCTTGGTTTTAATGGTTCCTTTTTCTATTCTGATGGTAATTATCAGTTGCTTGAAAGGCTCATTGGTGCTTATAGAGTTCCATCTATGATCATAGTTGACCCCTTTTGGCAGCAACATTATGTTTACCCCGAAGAGAAAAGTTTCAACTTAGCTTCACTGCATGGTTTTCTTTCAGAGTTTCTTAGTGGAACTCTGCTTCCGTATCAGCTGTCAGAAGACGTTCTTCAAGGCCAAAGGGAGGCCAGGCATCCTCCATTTGTTAATTCGGATTTTCATGAAGTGGATTCTATACCTCGAATCATAGCTCATACTTTCTCTGAACTTGTTATTGGTTTCAATCTTTCTAACAAAGAGAACACTTCAAATGCATGGAACAAAGATGTTTTGGTCTTGTTTAGCAATAGTTGGTGTGCATTCTGCCAGAGAATGGATTTGATTATTCGTGAAGTATATCGGACCATTAAGGGCTATGTCGATACATTGAATGACTGCCATCTGATACTGAAGTCTGTCAATCGGAAGGAGGTTTATCCTGCACTGGTTCTATTTCCAGCAGAGAAAAAGGAACCTCTTCTTTATGGAGGAGATGTGGCTGTAATTGATGTTATGAGGTTTTTAGCAGAGCATGGAAGTAACTTTCATGATCTTATCAGAGATAAAGTTCTGTGGCTGTCTGAAAGAGTTGTCAAGAATCAAAACTTACGTGGCACTTTGCAAACTGTTGTTCATGAGGAGTCACTTCAGATGCGGCCGAAATACCGTGGAGTCCCAGGTCCTGATAGAGTACTGAATCAGGCGGTAGAACCCAACATGATAAATTTACCAGTATCATCAAATGAACGGGTTGAAATATTGCCTCACGTGGTGGTCGGTTCTGTGCTAATTGCCACAGAAAAGCTTTTAGGGGTTCAGCCATTTGATGGATCCAAGATTCTCATTGTGGCAGCCAATCAAATAGCTGGATTTCAAG GCTTTAAAACATTGAAAGAGGCTCCTTTGTCCTTTGGGGGTCCAGTTGTGAAAACCGGAATGCCGCTATTATCCTTAACTAGAATAGTTTCCGGAAACAATTTACCCGAAATCCTACCTGGAGTTTACTTCCTTGATCACATAGTGACAATTAGTAAAATCGAGGAACTGAAATCAGCAAATCAACCAGTTGATAGTTACTGTTTTTTCTTCGG TATGTTAGCAGTAGCTTATCATCCTTTTTCTACAGCTCAAACCGGCAATGCACTGGATGCTACTGAATGTCTTGCTCATGAAAATATCAACATCAAGACCCTTGTCAGGTTGGAAGGTGGTATTCCTCCTCTTGTTGATTTGTTTGAGTCCACTGATACAAAGGTACAGAGAGCTGCTGCAGGGGCCCTGAGAACTCTTGCATTTCAAAATGTTGAGAATAAAGACCAGATTGTTGAATGTGATACGTTGCCCACTCTTGTACTAATGCTTGGATCAGAGGATCCTGCAATGCATTATGAGGCAGTTGGTGTGATTGGAAATCTTGTCCACTCTTCACCAGAAATCAAGAGAAAAGATCCTGGCATTGATTGA